The Aquamicrobium sp. DNA segment CCGCGCTCGCCCGCACCGGGCTTTCCGGCAAGGAGAAGCGGCTGCCGGCCGAGTTGTCGGGCGGCGAGCGCCAGCGCGTCGCCCTGTCGCGGGTGCTGGTGCGCGACCGGCCGGTGCTGTTGCTCGACGAGCCCTTCGCCTCGCTCGGCCCGGCGCTGCGCCGCGAGATGCTCGATCTGGTGCGCGATCTCCACGCCGAGCGGAAGATGACGATCCTGATGGTGACGCACCAGCCGCACGACGCGCGCGCGCTTTGCCGCCGCATCGCCTTCGTCGACGAGGGTCGTATCGCCGCCTTCGCTCCCGTGGAGGTGATGTTCTCGGCCAACGCCCCCGCCGGCTTCCGCGCCTATATCGGCGCATGAACGTACTTGACCCGCCGCGCCTTCGCCCGGAAGCGGACACAATTGCGCGCGACACCGGAACGCGATGGCGGTTCGGGTTGTTTCCTTTACGGAATTGACATAGGCCGGCCTGCATCCTGCGGCTGGAATCATCTACGCAGCCGGACGCTCGAAAGAAAGGACACGGAGCCCTGTCGACCCCGATGAAGGACGCATTGAAGGACCGGACAGCCCTTTGGCCGGCCCGCTCCTCACGGCGCGGCCCGACAGGGTTCGTCACGATGCCCGTCGTCGCCCTTGCGCTCCTCCTTGCCGGGTGTCAGGCGCTGACCGGGG contains these protein-coding regions:
- the thiQ gene encoding thiamine ABC transporter ATP-binding protein — protein: MSGADVRLEAVEFSYGEAPMRFDLAVEAGEIVAVMGPSGSGKSTLLNLVAGFERPTAGRILIGGDDLTRLPPAARPVSMVFQENNLFAHLNVEQNVGLGRSPSLKLNERDRADIAAALARTGLSGKEKRLPAELSGGERQRVALSRVLVRDRPVLLLDEPFASLGPALRREMLDLVRDLHAERKMTILMVTHQPHDARALCRRIAFVDEGRIAAFAPVEVMFSANAPAGFRAYIGA